DNA from Megalops cyprinoides isolate fMegCyp1 chromosome 14, fMegCyp1.pri, whole genome shotgun sequence:
ATTGCCCACTGTGTAGTGGGGCATAGTATCTCACTCTACATCACTGTCACAAACCACGGcagaattcacacacacaataaagtACAGAAAATCCAACTATTAACATCATAACATGACCCTCTTCAGTTTCCACCAGATTTTTCCCCCTACTATGTGACCAACTTGGGTTTCCATTGGCCTGTCTCTACTCTCACAtatccctgtctgtctctgcttcacCAAGGTcgaaacaggaaaaacactaTCTagtataaatttaaaaaaatgaaaattagcaCGCTGGTGCTGCCCCGCTCTCTGGGTGAAGGGAAAGGGGCCGACATTCACGCAGATCATcgaggggaaagagaaaggtgCACAcgtgggtgagtgggtggggtCTGATAGGTTTCTGCGGGGCTCTACGGGGCCGGATGTTCCACTTTGGCAAGTGTTTGGGGTGTGAGGGGGCTGGGCACAGCAGGGGTGGGTCAGGTGGCAGTGGGCAGGGCTGGGTGTGGCAAGGCAGAGCTGGGTGGGGGCGGAGTCAGGTTGGGCTGGGTGCGGCATGGCTGGCTTGGGGCGGGGTCAGGAGTGGCTAATCGGGACTGGGTGCGGCGTGGCAAGGTGGGGTCGGGTGGGGTCGGGTGGGGCCGGGCGGGGCCAGGAGCCCAGGCTCAGGTGCTGCACTTGTTCATGCAGAGCAGCAGCTCCATCCTGACGGCGATGCGTGTGTGCCAGCCCAGCGGCAGCAGCCGGATGTAGCGTGCCACGATGGGCGGGCGCAGAAGGTTCTGCACCGACGAGGAGCGGTCCGAGTTCCCGTAGAACACCTGagaagacagcacacagcacagcacgcTGCTGCCTCTTACCCGCAACAGCAAGatgaacacacaacacaagagCAAACTGTGGTGTTCTAAAGGCTCTTTTAAAAAAGACTAACTCCTCTACTAAGGTCCCATGGGATCGTACTGCAGTCCCCATAACAGGCCTAATCATATTCGTTTCGTAAATTGGTCCACTTTCCCCCTTTGacaaaacattgaaatatgTCCATCAGTGTCAACATTCAGAGTAAGCATGTAACCAGTAGGTTAACTGGAAAAGCCATAATGCTACGATCTTAATTTACTgtgcaaacactcttatccacagcaactaCATATGTTCTGTTATATTTTCCAGAACAATTCCTGTTAGGCCACGTACCTTCCTCAAGGGTTCAACAGCGGTACCTCACCTGAGACTAAAACTAGCAACCTGTAGGTTATACaagctgctccttaccactccaCCACACTACTGCACTTCCGTTGGATGTAACATATCAGCTTTCACAGGTCATGAACATTAATAATACAGTGCAACAATGGGGTCAGGTTCAGGTCCTAACTAACACGGATCTCCGGATGGAGAGACTCACCCTGTTGTTCCCGGTCTGGTCCTTGTAGTAGATCCAGTTGAGGTGGTCGTAGGTGCGGTACTGAATGCTGTACTTGGTCACCCACTCGTCCGCATCACAGCGCCCCTGGGTGAGGATCCCAGACACCACGCTCACCTCCTTCAGGTCAATCTGCAGCCACTGGCTGGTGTCCTGAAACTTGGACAGCCAAGCACacctggagaaagagaggtggggagagagacagagagagggaaagacaaatagagagggagagagagaaatgtgggGAGAGAtaagagacggggagagagagaggtgaggagaaaaaaagacaggagagaaaaatgagaaaaagggagagacagacagagggaggga
Protein-coding regions in this window:
- the rs1a gene encoding retinoschisin 1a, whose amino-acid sequence is MEIDFQRAVLSTLLLAAVLLSAYAQEEEGPDVEAWTGKTCKCDCEGEPGTGSPALPSLPPSSLLDCMPECPYHKPLGFEAGSLTSDQISCSNEDQYTGWYSSWTSSKARLNNQGFGCAWLSKFQDTSQWLQIDLKEVSVVSGILTQGRCDADEWVTKYSIQYRTYDHLNWIYYKDQTGNNRVFYGNSDRSSSVQNLLRPPIVARYIRLLPLGWHTRIAVRMELLLCMNKCST